A window from Variovorax sp. PBL-E5 encodes these proteins:
- a CDS encoding acyl-CoA dehydrogenase family protein: MSHSSSFADLEAFRAEVRAFLQQAVPDDIRAAVRARTLVTRAQASRWQRILHARGWAAPGWPAEHGGTGWSLTQQAVFREEIAACDAPRYENLGIDTIGPTIIRHGTPAQCARFLPRMLSFEDYWAQGYSEPDAGSDLASLRTVARRDGEHFVVSGTKIWQSYGHWADWALVLVRSDPSAARKQDGISVLLIDLKSPGVTIRPIRFMNGATFHVQMFFDEVRVPAENLVGARDGGWSVAKGLLVIERLFVARVAECKAELAHTAQLAAGRGAGGASLLNEDVHARRHAELDIRSRALEAAWWPALHAVQRGREPALEASLLKLQGNELLQDLHQLQLDLVGLDQLPFDPQAIAGIPADAPLSAGHVNNLPLHVWRYRGITLGGGTSEVQRGIVAKAVFGGQTELDTPLAAGLDEQQAMLDTTLRRLLADRYDFDTRRTIVNDKLSFDDGFWRALAELGLTGLLVSERDGGFGGTLADLMPAMEALGESLVVEPVLWNAVLPTQLLLDATGFAGRDRALQALMSEGARVAFVHGTGFSEGAVGAAGVTAHRDADGWRLEGQARLVMGGDSAGRLIVGARLGDGGMALFECASETAGIERHAYRLHDGRGAADLRFDGVRLSAEARLAGPERAGAIVEEALALATVALCAESVGAMRRALALTVEYMRTRKQFGRTLSDYQALQHRVVEHYRRWVNARALVREAAAGWLCASPVERSQRISAAKWLTGRAGRELALDALQLHGAVGLQDETAISHYAKRLAANDVLLGDTTHQLARFIAAGRQAS, encoded by the coding sequence ATGTCGCATTCATCCTCCTTTGCCGATCTCGAAGCCTTCCGTGCCGAGGTGCGCGCTTTCCTGCAGCAGGCCGTGCCCGACGACATCCGCGCCGCCGTGCGCGCGCGCACCCTCGTGACGCGCGCGCAGGCCTCGCGCTGGCAGCGCATCCTGCATGCGCGCGGCTGGGCCGCGCCCGGCTGGCCGGCCGAGCACGGCGGCACCGGCTGGTCGCTCACGCAGCAGGCCGTGTTCCGCGAGGAGATCGCGGCCTGCGATGCGCCGCGCTACGAGAACCTCGGCATCGACACCATCGGACCGACGATCATCCGGCACGGCACGCCGGCCCAGTGCGCACGCTTCCTGCCGCGCATGCTGTCCTTCGAGGACTACTGGGCCCAGGGCTATTCCGAACCCGACGCCGGCTCGGACCTGGCCTCGCTGCGGACCGTGGCGCGGCGCGACGGCGAGCATTTCGTCGTCAGCGGCACCAAGATCTGGCAGAGCTATGGCCACTGGGCCGACTGGGCCCTGGTGCTGGTGCGCAGCGATCCGTCTGCCGCGCGCAAGCAGGACGGCATCTCCGTGCTTCTGATCGACCTGAAGTCGCCGGGTGTGACGATCCGGCCGATCCGCTTCATGAACGGCGCGACCTTCCACGTGCAGATGTTCTTCGACGAAGTGCGCGTGCCGGCCGAGAACCTCGTCGGTGCCCGGGACGGCGGCTGGTCGGTGGCCAAGGGACTGCTGGTGATCGAGCGCCTGTTCGTGGCCCGCGTCGCGGAATGCAAGGCCGAGCTCGCGCACACGGCACAGCTCGCCGCCGGGCGCGGCGCGGGCGGCGCTTCGCTGCTGAACGAGGACGTCCATGCGCGCCGCCATGCCGAACTCGACATCCGCTCGCGCGCACTGGAGGCCGCCTGGTGGCCGGCCCTCCACGCGGTGCAGCGAGGCCGCGAACCGGCCCTGGAGGCCTCGCTGCTGAAGCTGCAGGGCAACGAGCTGCTGCAGGATCTGCATCAGCTGCAGCTCGACCTGGTGGGACTCGACCAGCTGCCCTTCGATCCGCAGGCGATCGCGGGCATCCCGGCAGACGCGCCGCTGTCGGCGGGGCACGTCAACAACCTGCCGCTGCACGTCTGGCGCTACCGCGGCATCACGCTCGGCGGCGGGACTTCGGAAGTGCAGCGCGGCATCGTCGCGAAGGCCGTCTTCGGCGGCCAGACCGAACTCGATACGCCGCTCGCGGCCGGACTCGACGAGCAGCAAGCCATGCTCGACACCACGTTGCGCCGCCTGCTCGCGGACCGCTACGACTTCGACACGCGCCGCACGATCGTCAACGACAAGCTCAGCTTCGATGACGGCTTCTGGCGAGCACTGGCAGAACTGGGCCTGACCGGCCTGCTGGTGTCCGAACGCGATGGCGGCTTCGGCGGCACGCTCGCCGACCTGATGCCGGCCATGGAAGCGCTCGGCGAATCGCTGGTGGTCGAGCCCGTGCTCTGGAATGCCGTGCTGCCGACCCAGCTGCTGCTGGATGCGACCGGGTTCGCAGGCCGCGACCGCGCGCTGCAGGCGCTGATGAGCGAAGGCGCACGCGTGGCCTTCGTTCACGGCACCGGCTTCTCGGAGGGTGCCGTCGGCGCGGCCGGCGTCACGGCGCACCGCGACGCCGACGGCTGGCGCCTCGAAGGCCAGGCCCGCCTCGTGATGGGCGGCGACAGTGCCGGGCGGCTGATCGTCGGCGCCCGGCTCGGCGATGGCGGCATGGCCTTGTTCGAATGCGCGTCGGAGACGGCGGGCATCGAACGGCATGCCTATCGGCTGCACGATGGACGCGGCGCGGCGGACCTGCGCTTCGACGGCGTGCGGCTGTCCGCCGAGGCTCGCCTGGCCGGCCCCGAGCGCGCCGGCGCCATCGTCGAGGAAGCCCTGGCACTCGCCACCGTCGCGCTGTGCGCGGAAAGCGTGGGCGCGATGCGCCGCGCGCTGGCGCTCACGGTCGAGTACATGCGCACGCGCAAGCAATTCGGCCGCACGCTCTCGGACTACCAGGCGCTGCAGCACCGCGTGGTCGAGCACTACCGCCGCTGGGTGAATGCCCGCGCGCTGGTGCGCGAGGCCGCGGCCGGCTGGCTCTGCGCATCGCCGGTCGAACGCAGCCAGCGCATCAGCGCGGCCAAATGGTTGACCGGGCGCGCAGGCCGCGAACTGGCGCTCGATGCGCTGCAACTGCATGGCGCCGTCGGCCTGCAGGACGAGACCGCCATCAGCCATTACGCCAAGCGGCTTGCGGCCAACGACGTGCTGCTCGGCGATACGACCCATCAGCTGGCGCGCTTCATCGCGGCCGGCCGGCAGGCGTCCTGA
- a CDS encoding CaiB/BaiF CoA transferase family protein gives MTSTPSPEPAKRQGPLSGLRVLDIATVVAAPSAAALLADYGAEVLKIELPGAGDGCRNFPPFKDGKPLWWKVTNRNKKLISLDLRKPQGMALFKQLLPRFDVLIENFRPGTLDRWGLDRDTLWALQPRLVILRATAFGQTGPYRDRAGFTRIFEAMGGLTYITGEADGEPMHAGYPIGDSIGGLFGALGVMTALWKRARDPQAPGEEIDLSLTEAMLKLMEFLPIKQALLGESHGRSGNTSQYSAPTGVYPTRDGQWVSLSGSTDALFAANCRAIGREDLIGDPRYAGNRERCARTVELNALYRQWFAEHDLADVLERFERHEGTLAPIYSARQIVEDAQVKARGFLRDVPDRDFGTVPIQDVVPRFHHDPGAVYSSGGAVGEHNDEIYGEWLGLTPEDRAALRTQGAI, from the coding sequence TTGACCTCGACCCCTTCACCCGAGCCAGCCAAGCGCCAGGGACCGCTCTCGGGCCTGCGCGTCCTCGACATCGCCACCGTCGTGGCGGCGCCTTCGGCCGCCGCGCTCCTGGCCGACTACGGCGCCGAGGTGCTCAAGATCGAGTTGCCCGGCGCCGGCGACGGCTGCCGCAATTTTCCGCCGTTCAAGGACGGCAAGCCGCTGTGGTGGAAGGTCACCAACCGCAACAAGAAGCTGATCTCGCTGGACCTGCGCAAGCCGCAGGGCATGGCCCTGTTCAAGCAGCTGCTGCCGCGCTTCGACGTGCTGATCGAGAACTTCCGTCCGGGCACGCTGGACCGCTGGGGCCTGGACCGCGACACGCTGTGGGCGCTGCAGCCGCGGCTGGTGATCCTGCGCGCCACCGCCTTCGGCCAGACGGGGCCTTATCGCGACCGCGCGGGCTTCACCCGCATCTTCGAGGCGATGGGCGGGTTGACCTACATCACCGGCGAAGCCGATGGCGAGCCCATGCATGCGGGCTACCCGATCGGCGATTCGATCGGCGGCCTCTTCGGCGCACTCGGCGTGATGACCGCGCTCTGGAAGCGCGCGCGCGATCCGCAGGCGCCGGGCGAAGAGATCGACCTGTCGCTGACCGAGGCGATGCTCAAGCTCATGGAGTTCCTGCCCATCAAGCAGGCGCTGCTCGGAGAGTCGCACGGACGCTCGGGCAACACCAGCCAGTATTCGGCGCCGACCGGCGTCTACCCTACCCGCGACGGACAGTGGGTCTCGCTGTCGGGCAGCACCGATGCCCTGTTTGCCGCCAACTGCCGCGCGATCGGCCGCGAGGACCTGATCGGCGACCCGCGCTATGCAGGCAATCGCGAACGCTGCGCCCGCACGGTCGAGCTCAACGCGCTCTATCGGCAGTGGTTCGCCGAGCACGATCTGGCCGACGTGCTCGAACGCTTCGAGCGCCACGAGGGGACGCTCGCACCGATCTATTCGGCGCGCCAGATCGTCGAGGATGCGCAGGTCAAGGCGCGCGGCTTCCTGCGCGACGTGCCGGACCGCGACTTCGGCACGGTGCCGATCCAGGACGTGGTGCCGCGCTTTCACCACGACCCGGGCGCCGTCTACAGCAGCGGCGGCGCCGTCGGCGAACACAACGACGAGATCTATGGCGAATGGCTGGGCCTGACGCCGGAGGACCGAGCCGCATTGCGCACGCAAGGGGCGATCTGA
- a CDS encoding Bug family tripartite tricarboxylate transporter substrate binding protein → MDGRPRPQWRGGASWTCTAGTPVFIWVGSGFPAQKRADMLALVKAKPGQYNHSSSAPATLAHLGSLVFFERAGAQLVHLGYKGSAQAMNDFLAGVFPIYFEVAQPVAPQLKAGKVRALAVVAGRRSPLMPDVPSVAELGYPSIDAVPFMTLMAPAATPKAIVARLNDNARRALQSPEVRARLASLYFEVADGGDPAAVAAWLRAESDKWGEVIRRHDLKLD, encoded by the coding sequence ATGGACGGCAGACCGCGCCCGCAGTGGCGCGGCGGCGCATCCTGGACCTGCACCGCTGGCACGCCGGTGTTCATCTGGGTCGGCAGCGGCTTTCCGGCACAGAAGCGCGCGGACATGCTCGCCCTGGTGAAGGCGAAGCCGGGGCAGTACAACCATTCGTCCTCGGCCCCGGCGACGCTGGCGCACCTCGGCAGCCTGGTGTTCTTCGAACGCGCAGGCGCCCAGCTGGTGCATCTGGGCTACAAGGGCTCGGCGCAGGCGATGAACGACTTCCTTGCGGGCGTATTCCCGATCTACTTCGAAGTCGCGCAGCCCGTGGCGCCGCAGCTCAAGGCCGGCAAGGTCCGCGCGCTGGCGGTGGTGGCGGGCCGCCGCAGCCCGCTGATGCCGGACGTCCCCAGCGTCGCGGAACTCGGCTATCCGTCGATCGATGCGGTACCGTTCATGACCCTGATGGCGCCGGCCGCGACGCCCAAGGCCATCGTCGCGCGCCTCAACGACAATGCCCGGCGCGCACTGCAGTCGCCCGAGGTGCGTGCCAGACTGGCAAGCTTGTACTTCGAAGTGGCTGACGGCGGCGATCCGGCTGCAGTGGCCGCATGGTTGCGCGCGGAGTCGGACAAATGGGGCGAGGTGATACGGCGCCACGATCTGAAGCTGGATTGA
- a CDS encoding enoyl-CoA hydratase/isomerase family protein: MNPQSLALWHVEDSVGHIVLNRPEAANALNSAYGDALCEAIAQAARADVGAILLSANGKQFCAGGDIHEFAERRDDIDALIKAMLDALHPAIHTLATLPVPVISAVQGPVGGAGISVALCADLVLASPAMKLRGGYSAIGLSPDLGASYYLARRAGAARAKNILMTNRPLSAEQCLAWGLVDEIHAQDSLLPAARALAQQLARGATASLGGIKRLCDGAHEHDLRTHLQLEREALLRCALSADGREGVKAFVEKRTPEFSDPRLD, from the coding sequence ATGAATCCGCAATCGCTTGCACTGTGGCACGTCGAAGACAGCGTCGGCCACATCGTTCTCAACCGGCCGGAGGCCGCCAATGCGTTGAACTCGGCGTACGGCGACGCGCTCTGCGAGGCCATCGCGCAGGCGGCGCGCGCCGACGTGGGCGCCATCCTGCTCTCGGCCAACGGCAAGCAGTTCTGCGCCGGCGGCGACATCCATGAATTCGCCGAGCGGCGCGACGACATCGATGCGCTCATCAAGGCCATGCTCGATGCGCTGCACCCTGCCATCCACACGCTGGCAACCCTGCCGGTGCCCGTGATCAGCGCGGTCCAGGGACCGGTCGGTGGGGCCGGTATCTCGGTGGCCTTGTGTGCCGACCTGGTACTGGCTTCGCCGGCCATGAAGCTTCGCGGCGGCTATTCGGCGATCGGCCTGAGCCCGGACCTGGGCGCGTCCTACTACCTGGCGCGTCGCGCCGGGGCTGCCCGGGCCAAGAACATCCTCATGACCAATCGGCCGCTTTCGGCCGAGCAATGCCTGGCCTGGGGCCTCGTCGACGAGATCCATGCGCAGGACAGCCTGCTGCCCGCGGCGCGCGCGCTCGCGCAACAGCTGGCGCGCGGCGCCACCGCGTCGCTCGGCGGCATCAAGCGCCTGTGCGACGGCGCGCACGAACACGACCTGCGCACGCACCTTCAACTCGAACGCGAGGCGCTGCTGCGCTGCGCGCTGTCGGCGGACGGCCGCGAGGGCGTGAAAGCCTTCGTCGAAAAAAGAACACCGGAATTCTCGGACCCGCGACTCGATTGA
- a CDS encoding CaiB/BaiF CoA transferase family protein — protein MSHLPLQGVRVVEFEGIGPGPVAGRMLAAMGAEVTVLARPRERLALNLGADQDNPLREGKQVVTLDLKTPEGVTRALDCVAGADVLIEGNRPGVMERLGLGPEVCMARNPRLIYGRMTGWGQDGPLAQAAGHDLNYVALTGLLSLSARKGEAPIVPPTVVGDAGGALGLAFGIACALVDVRATGRGRVIDAAIVDVVSMLGTLAQWVRARGNIDGAQPSPFHDSPYYDTYLCADGKFITIAAMEPQFYALLLDKLGMHDVDPGKQDDRAEWPALKTRFADCFRSRTRDQWSELLEGTDVCFAPVLTIEEAAAHPHNAARGIFRVLSPVDIRPAVAPRFV, from the coding sequence GTGAGCCATCTGCCATTGCAAGGCGTGCGCGTTGTCGAGTTCGAGGGCATCGGGCCGGGTCCCGTGGCCGGACGCATGCTCGCCGCCATGGGTGCCGAAGTGACCGTGCTGGCGCGCCCGCGGGAGCGGCTGGCGCTCAACCTCGGCGCCGACCAGGACAATCCGCTGCGCGAGGGCAAGCAGGTCGTCACGCTCGATCTCAAGACGCCCGAGGGCGTGACACGCGCGCTGGACTGCGTGGCCGGCGCCGACGTGCTGATCGAAGGCAATCGACCCGGCGTGATGGAGCGCCTGGGGCTGGGGCCGGAAGTCTGCATGGCGCGCAATCCGCGGCTGATCTACGGCCGCATGACCGGATGGGGACAGGACGGCCCGCTGGCGCAGGCAGCCGGCCACGATCTGAACTACGTCGCCCTGACCGGGCTTCTGTCGCTTTCGGCGCGCAAGGGCGAGGCACCCATTGTTCCGCCCACGGTGGTCGGCGATGCCGGCGGCGCGCTGGGCCTGGCCTTCGGCATCGCCTGTGCCCTGGTCGACGTGCGAGCCACCGGCCGCGGGCGGGTCATCGACGCCGCCATCGTCGATGTGGTGTCCATGCTCGGCACGCTCGCGCAGTGGGTACGCGCCAGGGGCAACATCGACGGCGCACAGCCAAGCCCTTTTCACGATTCGCCCTACTACGACACCTACCTCTGTGCGGACGGCAAGTTCATCACGATTGCCGCCATGGAACCGCAGTTCTATGCCCTTCTGCTGGACAAGCTGGGCATGCACGACGTCGATCCCGGCAAGCAGGACGACCGTGCGGAATGGCCGGCGCTGAAGACGCGCTTCGCCGACTGCTTCCGCAGCCGGACCCGCGATCAATGGAGCGAATTGCTCGAAGGCACCGATGTGTGCTTTGCGCCCGTGCTGACGATCGAGGAAGCTGCCGCGCATCCGCACAATGCGGCGCGCGGGATCTTTCGCGTGCTGTCACCGGTCGACATCCGACCCGCCGTGGCGCCGCGCTTCGTTTGA
- a CDS encoding DegQ family serine endoprotease produces the protein MNTRLSSPRTLVIAMAAAGVIGAVGAGAYTSAHALASPAPAVAAATTGPLVTMPDFSTITEREGPAVVNITVTGTMKTSMEGIPGMDPDDPMFQFFRQFRGQMGPRGQQRETPTRGEGSGFIVSPDGIIMTNAHVVKDAKEVTVKLTDRREFRAKVLGSDAKTDIAVLRIDARNLPTVALGSVKNLKVGEWVLAIGSPFGFENTVTAGVVSAKGRSLPDDSYVPFIQTDVAVNPGNSGGPLINTRGEVVGINSQIYTRSGGYQGVSFAIPIDVAVQVKDQIVATGKASHARLGVAVQEVNQAFADSFKLDKPEGALVSNVEKGGPADQAGLRTGDVIRKVDGQPIVSSGDLPAVIGQQKPGTKVTMEIWRQGARQEITAKLGNANDKTTTVASNDDSGGPGGKLGLALRPLQPQEKREAQVDGGLLIEDAGGPAARAGVQAGDVLLAINGTPAKSVEQIREVVAKADKSVALLIQRDGDKIFVPVRIG, from the coding sequence ATGAATACCCGTTTGAGCTCGCCCCGCACCCTCGTCATCGCCATGGCGGCCGCCGGCGTGATCGGTGCCGTCGGCGCCGGCGCCTATACGAGTGCCCATGCGCTGGCTTCGCCCGCGCCGGCAGTCGCTGCCGCGACGACCGGGCCCCTCGTCACCATGCCCGACTTCTCGACCATCACGGAGCGGGAAGGCCCTGCGGTGGTCAACATCACCGTCACCGGCACCATGAAGACATCGATGGAGGGCATTCCGGGCATGGACCCCGATGACCCGATGTTCCAGTTCTTCCGCCAGTTCCGAGGCCAGATGGGTCCGCGCGGCCAGCAGCGCGAGACGCCGACGCGCGGCGAGGGCTCGGGCTTCATCGTCAGCCCCGACGGCATCATCATGACCAATGCCCACGTCGTGAAGGACGCGAAGGAAGTCACGGTCAAGCTGACCGACCGCCGCGAGTTCCGCGCCAAGGTGCTGGGCTCCGACGCCAAGACCGACATCGCCGTGCTCAGGATCGACGCCAGGAACCTGCCGACGGTGGCGCTGGGCAGCGTCAAGAACCTGAAGGTCGGCGAATGGGTGCTCGCGATCGGTTCGCCCTTCGGCTTCGAGAACACCGTGACGGCCGGCGTCGTGAGCGCCAAGGGCCGCTCGCTGCCGGACGACAGCTACGTGCCCTTCATCCAGACCGACGTGGCGGTGAACCCCGGCAACTCGGGCGGTCCGCTGATCAACACGCGTGGCGAAGTGGTCGGCATCAATTCGCAGATCTATACCCGCAGCGGCGGCTACCAGGGCGTGTCCTTCGCGATTCCGATCGATGTGGCGGTGCAGGTGAAGGATCAGATCGTCGCCACCGGCAAGGCCAGCCATGCGCGGCTCGGCGTGGCGGTGCAGGAAGTCAATCAGGCCTTCGCCGATTCCTTCAAGCTCGACAAGCCGGAAGGCGCGCTGGTGTCGAACGTCGAGAAGGGCGGCCCGGCCGATCAGGCCGGCCTGCGCACCGGCGACGTGATCCGCAAGGTCGATGGCCAGCCGATCGTCTCGTCGGGCGATCTGCCAGCCGTGATCGGCCAGCAGAAGCCCGGCACCAAGGTCACGATGGAGATCTGGCGCCAGGGCGCGCGGCAGGAGATCACGGCCAAGCTCGGCAATGCCAACGACAAGACCACCACCGTGGCCAGCAACGACGACAGCGGCGGCCCCGGCGGCAAGCTGGGTCTCGCATTGCGGCCGCTGCAGCCGCAGGAAAAGCGCGAGGCCCAGGTCGATGGCGGCCTGCTGATCGAGGATGCCGGCGGACCGGCAGCGCGGGCCGGCGTGCAGGCGGGTGACGTGCTGCTGGCCATCAACGGCACCCCGGCGAAGAGCGTCGAGCAGATTCGCGAGGTGGTTGCCAAGGCCGACAAGTCGGTCGCGTTGCTCATCCAGCGCGACGGGGACAAGATCTTCGTGCCGGTGCGTATCGGCTGA
- a CDS encoding ATP-binding protein, translated as MKSLRARLLWFLLAAIVLAAATQAFVAYRTVLKEADDIFDYHMQQMALSLRAGLPASSTVGGLGGDDENFEFIVQVWTADGSRIFESAPQAALPQRAVLGFSNVQAHRTTYRVFSLQTGALVIQVAQDMAARRHMAGALALRTVGPIALAAPLLMLVVWWVVSRSLAPVARVRRQVAARQADDLSPVSEAELPEEVRPLVHELNLLFDRVRRAFDAQKHFVADAAHELRSPLAALKLQVQGLKRATDPDARELAVNRLAAGIDRATRLVEQMLALARHEASAAAGARPEPVSLSEVARLAISDAIAAAQAQDIDIGIARDDAVSVGGHAEALRMLLRNLLDNAVKYVPAGGRVDVGIIQADAGAGLVVEDSGPGLPEGERERVLDRFYRSGEPQASGSGLGLAIVKSIADLHGATVSLDRSERLGGLRVTVRFPTSA; from the coding sequence ATGAAGTCCCTGCGCGCACGCCTCTTGTGGTTCCTGCTGGCGGCCATCGTGCTGGCCGCGGCCACCCAGGCCTTCGTCGCCTATCGCACCGTGCTCAAGGAAGCCGACGACATCTTCGACTACCACATGCAGCAGATGGCACTCTCGCTGCGCGCGGGGCTGCCGGCGAGCTCGACGGTCGGCGGGCTGGGCGGGGACGACGAGAACTTCGAATTCATCGTCCAGGTGTGGACGGCCGACGGCTCGCGCATCTTCGAGTCGGCACCGCAGGCTGCGCTGCCGCAGCGCGCGGTGCTGGGCTTTTCGAACGTGCAGGCCCACCGCACGACCTACCGCGTGTTCTCGCTTCAGACAGGCGCGCTGGTGATCCAGGTGGCGCAGGACATGGCCGCGCGGCGCCACATGGCGGGCGCACTCGCATTGCGAACCGTGGGACCGATCGCGCTCGCCGCGCCGCTGCTGATGCTCGTCGTGTGGTGGGTCGTGAGCCGATCGCTCGCGCCGGTCGCGCGCGTGAGGCGCCAGGTCGCTGCGCGCCAGGCCGACGACCTCTCGCCGGTCAGCGAAGCCGAACTGCCGGAGGAGGTTCGCCCGCTGGTGCATGAACTCAACCTTCTTTTCGATCGCGTGCGTCGCGCCTTCGACGCGCAGAAGCACTTCGTGGCCGATGCCGCGCATGAGCTGCGATCGCCCCTCGCGGCGCTCAAGCTCCAGGTGCAGGGCCTGAAGCGCGCCACGGATCCCGACGCGCGCGAACTCGCCGTCAACCGATTGGCCGCGGGCATCGATCGCGCGACACGGCTGGTCGAACAGATGCTGGCGCTGGCACGCCACGAAGCCAGCGCCGCAGCCGGCGCAAGGCCCGAGCCCGTGAGCCTGTCGGAGGTCGCACGGCTTGCGATCTCCGATGCCATCGCCGCGGCGCAAGCCCAGGACATCGACATCGGCATCGCACGGGACGATGCCGTGTCGGTGGGCGGCCACGCAGAGGCGCTGCGCATGCTGCTGCGTAACCTGCTCGACAACGCGGTCAAGTACGTGCCGGCGGGTGGCCGGGTCGATGTGGGCATCATCCAGGCGGATGCCGGCGCGGGCCTCGTCGTGGAAGACAGCGGGCCGGGACTTCCCGAGGGCGAACGCGAGCGCGTGCTCGACCGCTTCTATCGCTCGGGCGAGCCGCAGGCGTCGGGCAGCGGCCTCGGCCTGGCCATCGTGAAATCGATCGCCGACCTGCATGGCGCGACCGTGTCGCTCGACCGGTCCGAGCGCCTGGGCGGGCTGCGCGTCACGGTGCGTTTTCCAACCTCCGCCTGA
- a CDS encoding response regulator, with amino-acid sequence MRLLLLEDDLMIGEAVLDLLRAEQYAVDWVKDGETADTALRTQHYDLVLLDLGVPRRDGLDVLRALRTRKQRMPVLIATARDSVQQRIEGLDAGADDYVLKPYDLDELLARIRALLRRASGRAEPVYEHMGVSVNPLTREVMVAGQPVVLSAREWAVLEPLLARPGMVLSRAQLEEKLYSWKDEISSNAVEVYVHGLRKKLGADLIRNVRGVGYMVPKE; translated from the coding sequence ATGCGATTGCTGCTGCTCGAAGACGATCTGATGATCGGTGAAGCCGTGCTCGATCTGCTGCGCGCCGAGCAGTATGCGGTCGACTGGGTCAAGGACGGCGAGACCGCCGACACCGCGCTGCGCACGCAGCACTACGACCTCGTGCTGCTGGACCTCGGCGTGCCGCGCCGCGACGGGCTCGACGTGCTGCGCGCGCTGCGCACCCGCAAGCAGCGCATGCCGGTGCTGATCGCGACCGCGCGCGATTCGGTGCAGCAACGCATCGAGGGGCTGGATGCCGGTGCCGACGACTATGTGCTCAAACCCTACGACCTCGACGAGCTGCTCGCGCGCATCCGCGCCTTGCTGCGCCGCGCTTCCGGGCGGGCGGAGCCGGTCTATGAGCACATGGGCGTGAGCGTCAATCCGCTGACGCGCGAGGTCATGGTGGCCGGCCAGCCGGTGGTGCTGTCCGCGCGCGAATGGGCCGTGCTCGAGCCCTTGCTCGCGCGGCCCGGCATGGTGCTGTCGCGTGCGCAGCTCGAGGAAAAGCTCTACAGCTGGAAGGACGAGATCAGCAGCAATGCCGTCGAGGTCTACGTCCACGGCCTGCGCAAGAAACTGGGCGCCGACCTGATCCGCAACGTGCGCGGCGTGGGCTACATGGTGCCCAAGGAATGA
- a CDS encoding IclR family transcriptional regulator domain-containing protein encodes MTIAKPDFIEGIAKGMAVLESFDTERQRLNATLAAERAGLTRAAARRHLLTLAHLGYLETDGSYFWMAPKVLRFSGSYLASSRLPRALQPTLNRLAAQTQESFSAVVLDGEEVVIIARSGSYGAPTRVLAYGLHLGARLPAHATSTGRVLLAAMSTAQFAHWLKGRSLPRLTPQTVTQARVLRQLVARARKDDFCFASEEHELGVQALAVPLRDMQGHTVAALNVVFSGTRHQEDTLRHEMLPLLFEAAREVRALL; translated from the coding sequence ATGACCATCGCCAAGCCCGACTTCATCGAAGGCATCGCCAAGGGCATGGCCGTGCTCGAGAGCTTCGACACCGAGCGCCAGCGCCTCAATGCGACGCTCGCGGCCGAACGCGCCGGCCTGACGCGGGCCGCGGCGCGGCGCCATCTGCTGACGCTGGCGCACCTCGGCTACCTCGAGACGGACGGCAGCTATTTCTGGATGGCGCCGAAGGTGCTGCGCTTTTCCGGCAGCTATCTCGCGTCGTCGCGCCTGCCGCGCGCGTTGCAGCCCACCTTGAACCGCCTCGCCGCGCAGACGCAGGAATCCTTTTCCGCGGTGGTGCTCGATGGCGAGGAGGTCGTCATCATCGCGCGCAGCGGCAGCTATGGTGCGCCGACGCGGGTGCTGGCCTATGGCCTCCATCTGGGCGCGCGCCTGCCGGCGCACGCGACGTCGACCGGCCGCGTGCTGCTCGCGGCGATGAGCACTGCGCAGTTCGCGCACTGGTTGAAGGGCCGCAGCCTGCCGCGCCTCACGCCGCAGACCGTCACGCAGGCGCGTGTGCTGCGCCAGCTCGTCGCGCGGGCGCGCAAGGACGATTTCTGCTTTGCCAGCGAGGAACATGAACTCGGCGTGCAGGCGCTCGCCGTGCCGCTGCGCGACATGCAGGGGCATACGGTGGCGGCGCTCAACGTGGTGTTCTCCGGCACGCGCCATCAGGAAGACACGCTGCGCCACGAGATGCTCCCGCTCCTGTTCGAAGCAGCGCGCGAGGTCAGGGCACTCCTGTGA